One genomic region from Strix aluco isolate bStrAlu1 chromosome 25, bStrAlu1.hap1, whole genome shotgun sequence encodes:
- the LOC141934832 gene encoding alpha-1,6-mannosyl-glycoprotein 4-beta-N-acetylglucosaminyltransferase isoform X3, producing MRCSLKRYLTAALTASFLLLLLFLLHGGSQQEQDPLEVELRGLAPATVLQMLQPEGAQRILQNTDDLSALHNVSYHLLAGSLSPHKKFLAVGLASVRRPRGYYLPATLQSLFKQSTEEELQEMVVVVHLADADPRWNMRVAANIAHKFAHHILLGRLLLIHAPHESYPTLKGLKRNYNDPEERVRFRSKQNVDYAFLLAFAANLSSYYLMIEDDVWCAKSFLTAIRKALASQEGSNWATLEFSKLGYIGKLYRSSDLPRLARFLLLFYQEMPCDWLLVHFRLLLTQKDVIRFKPSLFQHMGLYSSFQGTVNRLEDDEFQADALDLPDNPPAAVFTSMSVFENYEPLKAYSTAEGYFWGKDPAAGSVFSIVFQQPARVTRVRVRTGSDERRGDFLHAGVLELGRRRRADGRDCSAYTTVGTFEKGTFEQRGLERGTPGPVECVRIRVTRDQSEWLIIQSIDVWTASGT from the exons ATGCGATGCTCCCTGAAGCGCTACCTCACGGCTGCGCTCacagcctccttcctcctcctcctcctctttctcctccatggGGGCAGCCAGCAAGAACAGGATCCCCTGGAG GTGGAGCTTAGGGGCTTGGCCCCAGCCACGGTCCTGCAGATGCTGCAGCCCGAAGGAGCCCAGCGCATCCTCCAGAACACGGATGACCTCTCTGCACTCCACAATGTCTCCTACCACCTCCTCGCTGGCTCCCTGTCACCCCACAAAA AATTCTTGGCGGTGGGACTGGCGTCAGTGCGGCGGCCACGTGGCTACTACCTCCCAGCCACGCTCCAATCCCTCTTCAAGCAGTCGACggaggaggagctgcaggagatggtggtggtggtgcacCTGGCTGATGCAGACCCCAGGTGGAACATGCGTGTGGCTGCCAACATCGCCCACAAGTTTGCCCACCACATCCTCCTGGGCCGGCTCCTGCTTATCCACGCTCCCCACGAGTCTTACCCCACCCTGAAGGGCCTCAAGAGAAACTACAACGACCCGGAGGAGCGGGTGAGGTTCAGGTCCAAGCAGAACGTGGACTACGCCTTCCTCCTCGCCTTTGCTGCCAACCTCTCCTCCTACTACTTGATGATCGAGGACGATGTGTGGTGCGCCAAGTCCTTCCTGACAGCCATCCGCAAGGCACTGGCCTCCCAGGAAGGCTCCAACTGGGCCACCCTCGAGTTCTCCAAGCTGGGCTACATCGGTAAGCTCTACCGCTCCAGTGACCTTCCTCGCCTGgctcgcttcctcctcctcttctaccAGGAGATGCCCTGCGACTGGCTGCTGGTCCACTTCCGCCTCCTGCTCACGCAGAAGGACGTCATCCGCTTCAAGCCCTCCCTCTTCCAGCACATGGGCCTCTACTCCTCCTTCCAGGGCACCGTCAACCGGCTGGAGGACGACGAGTTCCAGGCCGATGCGTTGGACCTTCCAGACAACCCACCAGCGGCCGTGTTCACCAGCATGTCTGTCTTTGAGAACTACGAGCCCCTCAAGGcttacagcacagcagaggggtaTTTTTGGGGTAAAGACCCAGCAGCTGGCAGCGTTTTCTCCATCGTCTTCCAGCAGCCGGCGCGTGTCACCCGTGTCCGGGTGCGCACGGGCTCCGATGAGCGCCGGGGTGATTTCCTGCACGCAggggtgctggagctgggccggcggcggcgggctgaTGGCCGGGACTGCTCTGCCTACACCACCGTGGGCACCTTCGAGAAGGGAACCTTCGAGCAGCGGGGGCTGGAGAGGGGCACACCCGGCCCCGTGGAGTGCGTGAGGATCCGCGTAACCCGGGACCAGAGCGAGTGGCTCATCATCCAGAGCATCGATGTCTGGACCGCGTCAGGTACCTGA
- the LOC141934832 gene encoding alpha-1,6-mannosyl-glycoprotein 4-beta-N-acetylglucosaminyltransferase isoform X2, whose protein sequence is MGRAPTRPPLARGDGRGFVPSQRCAARRSGQKLECVGKLVPRGVHPGWDPGSQLCPGLGCWGLRFWLSSPGGFCCLSTRAEKQMGVKRCNSSTAPDSWLSTQRVFTPAPPKWQASACRPGAMRCSLKRYLTAALTASFLLLLLFLLHGGSQQEQDPLEVELRGLAPATVLQMLQPEGAQRILQNTDDLSALHNVSYHLLAGSLSPHKKFLAVGLASVRRPRGYYLPATLQSLFKQSTEEELQEMVVVVHLADADPRWNMRVAANIAHKFAHHILLGRLLLIHAPHESYPTLKGLKRNYNDPEERVRFRSKQNVDYAFLLAFAANLSSYYLMIEDDVWCAKSFLTAIRKALASQEGSNWATLEFSKLGYIGKLYRSSDLPRLARFLLLFYQEMPCDWLLVHFRLLLTQKDVIRFKPSLFQHMGLYSSFQGTVNRLEDDEFQADALDLPDNPPAAVFTSMSVFENYEPLKAYSTAEGYFWGVLELGRRRRADGRDCSAYTTVGTFEKGTFEQRGLERGTPGPVECVRIRVTRDQSEWLIIQSIDVWTASGT, encoded by the exons ATGGGAAGGGCCCCCACAAGGCCCCCGTTGGCTCGTGGGGACGGACGGGGCTTCGTTCCCAGCCAGCGCTGCGCTGCCCGGCGCTCCGGCCAGAAGCTGGAGTGTGTGGGGAAACTGGTGCCCCGTGGGGTGCATCCAGGGTGGGATCCtggcagccagctctgccctggcctggggtgctgggggctgcggTTCTGGCTCAGCAGCCCTGGAGGTTTCTGCTGTCTCAGCACAAGGGCTGAAAAACAAATGGGGGTGAAAAGATGCAACAGCTCCACGGCACCAGACTCCTGGCTCAGCACACAGCGTGTCTTCACCCCAGCGCCACCCAAGTGGCAG gcctCAGCGTGCCGGCCCGGTGCTATGCGATGCTCCCTGAAGCGCTACCTCACGGCTGCGCTCacagcctccttcctcctcctcctcctctttctcctccatggGGGCAGCCAGCAAGAACAGGATCCCCTGGAG GTGGAGCTTAGGGGCTTGGCCCCAGCCACGGTCCTGCAGATGCTGCAGCCCGAAGGAGCCCAGCGCATCCTCCAGAACACGGATGACCTCTCTGCACTCCACAATGTCTCCTACCACCTCCTCGCTGGCTCCCTGTCACCCCACAAAA AATTCTTGGCGGTGGGACTGGCGTCAGTGCGGCGGCCACGTGGCTACTACCTCCCAGCCACGCTCCAATCCCTCTTCAAGCAGTCGACggaggaggagctgcaggagatggtggtggtggtgcacCTGGCTGATGCAGACCCCAGGTGGAACATGCGTGTGGCTGCCAACATCGCCCACAAGTTTGCCCACCACATCCTCCTGGGCCGGCTCCTGCTTATCCACGCTCCCCACGAGTCTTACCCCACCCTGAAGGGCCTCAAGAGAAACTACAACGACCCGGAGGAGCGGGTGAGGTTCAGGTCCAAGCAGAACGTGGACTACGCCTTCCTCCTCGCCTTTGCTGCCAACCTCTCCTCCTACTACTTGATGATCGAGGACGATGTGTGGTGCGCCAAGTCCTTCCTGACAGCCATCCGCAAGGCACTGGCCTCCCAGGAAGGCTCCAACTGGGCCACCCTCGAGTTCTCCAAGCTGGGCTACATCGGTAAGCTCTACCGCTCCAGTGACCTTCCTCGCCTGgctcgcttcctcctcctcttctaccAGGAGATGCCCTGCGACTGGCTGCTGGTCCACTTCCGCCTCCTGCTCACGCAGAAGGACGTCATCCGCTTCAAGCCCTCCCTCTTCCAGCACATGGGCCTCTACTCCTCCTTCCAGGGCACCGTCAACCGGCTGGAGGACGACGAGTTCCAGGCCGATGCGTTGGACCTTCCAGACAACCCACCAGCGGCCGTGTTCACCAGCATGTCTGTCTTTGAGAACTACGAGCCCCTCAAGGcttacagcacagcagaggggtaTTTTTGGG gggtgctggagctgggccggcggcggcgggctgaTGGCCGGGACTGCTCTGCCTACACCACCGTGGGCACCTTCGAGAAGGGAACCTTCGAGCAGCGGGGGCTGGAGAGGGGCACACCCGGCCCCGTGGAGTGCGTGAGGATCCGCGTAACCCGGGACCAGAGCGAGTGGCTCATCATCCAGAGCATCGATGTCTGGACCGCGTCAGGTACCTGA
- the LOC141934832 gene encoding alpha-1,6-mannosyl-glycoprotein 4-beta-N-acetylglucosaminyltransferase isoform X1, with the protein MGRAPTRPPLARGDGRGFVPSQRCAARRSGQKLECVGKLVPRGVHPGWDPGSQLCPGLGCWGLRFWLSSPGGFCCLSTRAEKQMGVKRCNSSTAPDSWLSTQRVFTPAPPKWQASACRPGAMRCSLKRYLTAALTASFLLLLLFLLHGGSQQEQDPLEVELRGLAPATVLQMLQPEGAQRILQNTDDLSALHNVSYHLLAGSLSPHKKFLAVGLASVRRPRGYYLPATLQSLFKQSTEEELQEMVVVVHLADADPRWNMRVAANIAHKFAHHILLGRLLLIHAPHESYPTLKGLKRNYNDPEERVRFRSKQNVDYAFLLAFAANLSSYYLMIEDDVWCAKSFLTAIRKALASQEGSNWATLEFSKLGYIGKLYRSSDLPRLARFLLLFYQEMPCDWLLVHFRLLLTQKDVIRFKPSLFQHMGLYSSFQGTVNRLEDDEFQADALDLPDNPPAAVFTSMSVFENYEPLKAYSTAEGYFWGKDPAAGSVFSIVFQQPARVTRVRVRTGSDERRGDFLHAGVLELGRRRRADGRDCSAYTTVGTFEKGTFEQRGLERGTPGPVECVRIRVTRDQSEWLIIQSIDVWTASGT; encoded by the exons ATGGGAAGGGCCCCCACAAGGCCCCCGTTGGCTCGTGGGGACGGACGGGGCTTCGTTCCCAGCCAGCGCTGCGCTGCCCGGCGCTCCGGCCAGAAGCTGGAGTGTGTGGGGAAACTGGTGCCCCGTGGGGTGCATCCAGGGTGGGATCCtggcagccagctctgccctggcctggggtgctgggggctgcggTTCTGGCTCAGCAGCCCTGGAGGTTTCTGCTGTCTCAGCACAAGGGCTGAAAAACAAATGGGGGTGAAAAGATGCAACAGCTCCACGGCACCAGACTCCTGGCTCAGCACACAGCGTGTCTTCACCCCAGCGCCACCCAAGTGGCAG gcctCAGCGTGCCGGCCCGGTGCTATGCGATGCTCCCTGAAGCGCTACCTCACGGCTGCGCTCacagcctccttcctcctcctcctcctctttctcctccatggGGGCAGCCAGCAAGAACAGGATCCCCTGGAG GTGGAGCTTAGGGGCTTGGCCCCAGCCACGGTCCTGCAGATGCTGCAGCCCGAAGGAGCCCAGCGCATCCTCCAGAACACGGATGACCTCTCTGCACTCCACAATGTCTCCTACCACCTCCTCGCTGGCTCCCTGTCACCCCACAAAA AATTCTTGGCGGTGGGACTGGCGTCAGTGCGGCGGCCACGTGGCTACTACCTCCCAGCCACGCTCCAATCCCTCTTCAAGCAGTCGACggaggaggagctgcaggagatggtggtggtggtgcacCTGGCTGATGCAGACCCCAGGTGGAACATGCGTGTGGCTGCCAACATCGCCCACAAGTTTGCCCACCACATCCTCCTGGGCCGGCTCCTGCTTATCCACGCTCCCCACGAGTCTTACCCCACCCTGAAGGGCCTCAAGAGAAACTACAACGACCCGGAGGAGCGGGTGAGGTTCAGGTCCAAGCAGAACGTGGACTACGCCTTCCTCCTCGCCTTTGCTGCCAACCTCTCCTCCTACTACTTGATGATCGAGGACGATGTGTGGTGCGCCAAGTCCTTCCTGACAGCCATCCGCAAGGCACTGGCCTCCCAGGAAGGCTCCAACTGGGCCACCCTCGAGTTCTCCAAGCTGGGCTACATCGGTAAGCTCTACCGCTCCAGTGACCTTCCTCGCCTGgctcgcttcctcctcctcttctaccAGGAGATGCCCTGCGACTGGCTGCTGGTCCACTTCCGCCTCCTGCTCACGCAGAAGGACGTCATCCGCTTCAAGCCCTCCCTCTTCCAGCACATGGGCCTCTACTCCTCCTTCCAGGGCACCGTCAACCGGCTGGAGGACGACGAGTTCCAGGCCGATGCGTTGGACCTTCCAGACAACCCACCAGCGGCCGTGTTCACCAGCATGTCTGTCTTTGAGAACTACGAGCCCCTCAAGGcttacagcacagcagaggggtaTTTTTGGGGTAAAGACCCAGCAGCTGGCAGCGTTTTCTCCATCGTCTTCCAGCAGCCGGCGCGTGTCACCCGTGTCCGGGTGCGCACGGGCTCCGATGAGCGCCGGGGTGATTTCCTGCACGCAggggtgctggagctgggccggcggcggcgggctgaTGGCCGGGACTGCTCTGCCTACACCACCGTGGGCACCTTCGAGAAGGGAACCTTCGAGCAGCGGGGGCTGGAGAGGGGCACACCCGGCCCCGTGGAGTGCGTGAGGATCCGCGTAACCCGGGACCAGAGCGAGTGGCTCATCATCCAGAGCATCGATGTCTGGACCGCGTCAGGTACCTGA
- the LOC141934832 gene encoding alpha-1,6-mannosyl-glycoprotein 4-beta-N-acetylglucosaminyltransferase isoform X4: MVVVVHLADADPRWNMRVAANIAHKFAHHILLGRLLLIHAPHESYPTLKGLKRNYNDPEERVRFRSKQNVDYAFLLAFAANLSSYYLMIEDDVWCAKSFLTAIRKALASQEGSNWATLEFSKLGYIGKLYRSSDLPRLARFLLLFYQEMPCDWLLVHFRLLLTQKDVIRFKPSLFQHMGLYSSFQGTVNRLEDDEFQADALDLPDNPPAAVFTSMSVFENYEPLKAYSTAEGYFWGKDPAAGSVFSIVFQQPARVTRVRVRTGSDERRGDFLHAGVLELGRRRRADGRDCSAYTTVGTFEKGTFEQRGLERGTPGPVECVRIRVTRDQSEWLIIQSIDVWTASGT, from the coding sequence atggtggtggtggtgcacCTGGCTGATGCAGACCCCAGGTGGAACATGCGTGTGGCTGCCAACATCGCCCACAAGTTTGCCCACCACATCCTCCTGGGCCGGCTCCTGCTTATCCACGCTCCCCACGAGTCTTACCCCACCCTGAAGGGCCTCAAGAGAAACTACAACGACCCGGAGGAGCGGGTGAGGTTCAGGTCCAAGCAGAACGTGGACTACGCCTTCCTCCTCGCCTTTGCTGCCAACCTCTCCTCCTACTACTTGATGATCGAGGACGATGTGTGGTGCGCCAAGTCCTTCCTGACAGCCATCCGCAAGGCACTGGCCTCCCAGGAAGGCTCCAACTGGGCCACCCTCGAGTTCTCCAAGCTGGGCTACATCGGTAAGCTCTACCGCTCCAGTGACCTTCCTCGCCTGgctcgcttcctcctcctcttctaccAGGAGATGCCCTGCGACTGGCTGCTGGTCCACTTCCGCCTCCTGCTCACGCAGAAGGACGTCATCCGCTTCAAGCCCTCCCTCTTCCAGCACATGGGCCTCTACTCCTCCTTCCAGGGCACCGTCAACCGGCTGGAGGACGACGAGTTCCAGGCCGATGCGTTGGACCTTCCAGACAACCCACCAGCGGCCGTGTTCACCAGCATGTCTGTCTTTGAGAACTACGAGCCCCTCAAGGcttacagcacagcagaggggtaTTTTTGGGGTAAAGACCCAGCAGCTGGCAGCGTTTTCTCCATCGTCTTCCAGCAGCCGGCGCGTGTCACCCGTGTCCGGGTGCGCACGGGCTCCGATGAGCGCCGGGGTGATTTCCTGCACGCAggggtgctggagctgggccggcggcggcgggctgaTGGCCGGGACTGCTCTGCCTACACCACCGTGGGCACCTTCGAGAAGGGAACCTTCGAGCAGCGGGGGCTGGAGAGGGGCACACCCGGCCCCGTGGAGTGCGTGAGGATCCGCGTAACCCGGGACCAGAGCGAGTGGCTCATCATCCAGAGCATCGATGTCTGGACCGCGTCAGGTACCTGA